AAGTGATTAGGCTTTCAGGTATGAATCTCATCATTGATGATACCGACCACCCTCTGATTATCAAGGTAGCGTCTATCCCACAATCAAGGATTCAGGTCTATTTTATAGATAATGATGATTATTTTACCAAGCGTCAGATGACAACAGATGAAGCAGGTGAAGAGTATGCTGATAATGGAGAGCGTGCCATTTTCTTTGCGCGAGGCGTCTTGGAGACAGTAAAGAAACTGCGATGGACTCCAGATATCATTCATTGTCAAGGCTGGATGAGTGCCGTTGTGCCTTTCTATATCAAGAAAGCCTACCACGAAGAGCCTTCATTTGCAAATACTAAGATAGTAACTTCGCTTTTCTCTGAGCAACTGAAAGGCGATTTAGGAAGTAAATTCAAATCAACCGTAGCTTTCAGAGATGCCAAGAAAGAATTGGTAGCAGGCTATAATGAGAAGTTTGACTTCTTTGAATTAGGGAAACTTGCAATCGACTACAGTGACGGTATCATTGAAGCTCGCCCCAAAGTCAATAAGAACCTGTTGGATTATGCAGCTGAAAAGAAATTGCCAGTTCTTAATTATCCAGGTGAAGATTTCATGAAGTCATATATAGACTTCTATGAAAAGATATGCCCATCAGGTGAAGAATAATCATATAAAACATTCATCAAAATGAAACTGAAAACGCTTACAAGCCTTTTACTTGTATCTCTGATTATAATTTCTTGTGACGATTCTACAGATGGTATCGGTACAACTCTCACAAATAAACGTGATCAGTTGGACATTACTACAGATACTTTCAATGTTACGACGAAATCTATTGCGGCCAATGCCGTACTGTCAAGGAACATCAGTGGCTATATTGGTAAATTCAAAGACCCCGAGACCGAAACAGATATTACAGCTGATTTCATGACACAGTTTGGTGTACTTGAGAACTTCTACCTCCCTGAATTCAAGAACATTGTGTCTAAGGAAAACGGTCTTGTCTATGCAGATTCATGTGAGATTAGACTGTATAACGAAGATACTGTCGGCGACTCTTTGGCGCCAATGCATTTGAAGATGTATGAATTAAGTAAGCCTGTCAGCGACAGTAAAGACTACTATACAAACTTTGATCCCGTTCAGGAGAACTATATTCGCAATGGAGGTCTCACCGTTGAAAAGGCATATACCTTAGCAGACGTAACGAGTTCGGACAAGGAAAAGAAAGCAAAAGGTTACAGTCCGAGCATTCGTATACCACTCAATAAGCCTTATACTGACAATAATGGAAAGACTTATAAGAACTATGGTACTTATATCATGCAGAAATATTACAGTCCGGATTCTGTAAATTTCAAGAAT
The nucleotide sequence above comes from Segatella oris. Encoded proteins:
- a CDS encoding glycogen/starch synthase; its protein translation is MAKKVLFINQEITPYVPETNMSIMGRDLPQKAQEAGLEIRTFMPKWGNINERRGQLHEVIRLSGMNLIIDDTDHPLIIKVASIPQSRIQVYFIDNDDYFTKRQMTTDEAGEEYADNGERAIFFARGVLETVKKLRWTPDIIHCQGWMSAVVPFYIKKAYHEEPSFANTKIVTSLFSEQLKGDLGSKFKSTVAFRDAKKELVAGYNEKFDFFELGKLAIDYSDGIIEARPKVNKNLLDYAAEKKLPVLNYPGEDFMKSYIDFYEKICPSGEE